A DNA window from Camelina sativa cultivar DH55 chromosome 13, Cs, whole genome shotgun sequence contains the following coding sequences:
- the LOC104736762 gene encoding protein YIPF1 homolog, translating to MMMSGGSYTNIDHHGSVPAVPDPGHVTVKFADSNLQTIPPSATLGKISGGTNPPRDADDTFSRPVNGTDESQSGGWLHRFTVGAYKPYFDVDTSDVVERIKESLFPFRGTFTENTANNPDLYGPFWICTTLIFVAASIGTFVTYIAHKLKKQEWNYDINLVTWSAGVFYGYVTIIPLALYVVLKYFSAPSGLVQLFCLYGYSLFVFIPALCLSVVPLEIFRWVIAGLAGFMSATFVALNLKAHINSAGERWFLIVVSIFLLQLALSVVLKLYLFTVTV from the exons atgatgatgtccGGTGGGAGCTACACGAACATCGATCACCATGGATCTGTTCCC GCCGTTCCAGATCCTGGCCATGTCACCGTCAAATTCGCAG ACTCAAATCTACAAACGATTCCTCCATCTGCTACTCTGGGAAAGATCTCTGGTGGTACTAATCCTCCTCGAGATGCTGAcg ATACATTTTCTAGGCCTGTGAATGGTACAGATGAATCTCAGTCTGGTGGTTGGCTCCATAGATTCACTGTTGGTGCTTACAAGCCTTACTTTGATGTGGACACCTCAGATGTCGTTGAGAGaatcaaagaatctctctttccTTTCAGAGGAACCTTTACGGAAAACACTGCCAACAACCCTGATCT GTACGGGCCATTCTGGATATGCACAACGTTGATCTTTGTAGCAGCATCCATAGGAACATTTGTTACATACATAgcacacaaattaaagaaacaggAATGGAACTACGATATTAATCTGGTGACTTGGTCTGCCGGAGTGTTCTACGGTTATGTAACCATTATCCCTCTCGCTTTATATGTTGTTCTCAAGTACTTCTCTGCTCCATCAGGCTTAGTCCAACTTTTCTGTCTCTACGGATATTCCCTGTTCGTCTTTATCCCTGCATTG TGTCTCTCTGTTGTGCCACTAGAGATATTCAGATGGGTGATTGCGGGTTTAGCTGGATTCATGTCTGCAACATTTGTGGCATTGAACCTCAAAGCACATATTAACTCTGCAGGAGAGAGATGGTTCTTGATTGTGGTCAGCATTTTTCTTTTACAGCTGGCGCTTTCAGTCGTGCTGAAGCTATATCTGTTCACTGTCACCGTATAA
- the LOC104736763 gene encoding serine--tRNA ligase, cytoplasmic: protein MLDINLFREEKGNNPEIIRESQRRRFANVEVVDEIIKLDKEWRQRQFEVESFRKEFNKLNKQVAQLKIKKEDATEVIQQTEKNKQDSTAKEVEVREAYAALKAKLETVGNLIHDSVPIDKDEANNAVIKVWGEKLVPTPGLKLKNHVDLVDLLGIADTKRGAEIAGARGFFLKGDGLMLNQALINFGLTFLKKRGFTGLQPPFFMRKDVMAKCAQLAQFDEELYKVTGEGDDKYLIATAEQPLCAYHLDEWIHPTELPLRYAGYSSCFRKEAGSHGRDTLGIFRVHQFEKIEQFCITGPNDNASWEMLDEMMKNSEDFYQALKLPYRIVSIVSGALNDAAAKKYDLEAWFPSSETYRELVSCSNCTDYQARRLEIRYGQKKGNEQTKQYVHMLNSTLTATERTICCILENYQREGGVDIPEVLQPFMGGETFLPFKAKPVVADTKGKKSKA from the exons atgttggataTCAATCTTTTCCGGGAAGAAAAAGGTAACAATCCGGAGATCATCCGAGAATCGCAACGCCGGAGATTTGCCAATGTTGAAGTTGTTGATGAGATTATTAAGCTCGACAAAGAATGGCGTCAGC gTCAATTTGAAGTTGAGAGCTTCCGAAAAGAGTTCAACAAGCTGAACAAGCAAGTCGCGCAGCTCAAAATT aaaaaagaagatgcGACTGAGGTTATTCAGCAAACcgagaaaaacaaacaagattctACCGCAAAGGAGGTGGAAGTTCGTGAAGCTTATGCTGCTTTGAAAGCCAAATTGGAGACGGTTGGAAACTTGATCCATGACTCGGTTCCAATTGACAAGGACGAG GCTAATAATGCAGTGATTAAAGTGTGGGGTGAAAAGCTGGTTCCTACGCCTGGTCTGAAGCTGAAAAACCATGTGGATCTTGTTGACCTTCTCGGTATTGCAGATACCAAAAGAG GTGCTGAAATCGCTGGAGCTAGAGGCTTTTTCCTAAAAGGAGATGGCTTGATGCTCAACCAAGCTCTTATCAACTTTGGGCTAACTTTCTTGAAAAAGAGAGGATTCACAGGATTGCAGCCTCCTTTTTTCATGAGGAAGGATGTTATGGCCAAGTGCGCACAATTGGCGCAGTTTGATGAAGAGCTTTACAAG GTGACTGGTGAAGGAGATGACAAATACCTTATTGCAACTGCTGAGCAGCCTCTTTGTGCATACCATCTTGATGAATGGATTCATCCGACTGAGCTTCCCCTAAG ATACGCTGGTTACTCGTCCTGCTTTAGAAAAGAAGCTGGTTCGCATGGAAGAGACACTCTTGGTATTTTCCGTGTTCACCAGTTTGAGAAAATTGAACAGTTCTGCATCACTGGTCCTAACGACAATGCCTCATGGGAAATGCTGgatgagatgatgaagaacTCTGAAGACTTTTACCAAGCG CTAAAGCTTCCATACCGAATTGTGTCGATCGTCTCTGGAGCATTGAACGATGCAGCTGCCAAAAAGTACGACTTGGAAGCTTGGTTTCCTTCGTCGGAGACTTACAGAGAGCTTGTTTCGTGTTCCAATTGTACAGACTACCAGGCTCGAAGGCTTGAGATCAGATACGGTCAGAAAAAGGGAAATGAGCAGACGAAGCAGTATGTGCATATGCTGAATTCGACGCTTACTGCAACAGAGAGGACCATTTGCTGCATTCTCGAGAACTACCAGCGAGAAGGTGGTGTGGATATCCCTGAGGTTCTACAGCCGTTTATGGGAGGAGAAACGTTTTTGCCTTTCAAAGCTAAGCCCGTAGTTGCTGATACCAAAGGGAAGAAATCGAAAGCTTGA
- the LOC104736764 gene encoding pentatricopeptide repeat-containing protein At5g27460-like isoform X3, whose translation MPFSEKLEQDLLNQTRLAAPMLIRFVAKTIFPSAGVAAARLVSSIADGFDTVVVPHRNGLKEILRKTGPRRSVPSLLQERIDSGHAVSLSELRLVSKRLIRSNRHDLALQMMEWMEENQKDVQLSAYDIALKLELIIKAHGLKQAEEYFELLVHSCVSSRVAKSAYLPLLRAYVKRKMVKEAEALMEKLNRLGFLVTPHPFNEMMKLYEASYQFEKVVMVVSMMKGNKIPRNVLSYNLWMNACCEVDGVTGVETVYREMVGDKSVEVGWSSLCTLANVYIKCGFDDKAKLVLESAEKMLNRSNRLGYFFLITLYSSLGNKEGVVRLWEASKSVCGRISCANYICVLSSLVKIGDLEEAERVFSEWEAQCFNYDVRVSNVLLGAYVRKGDIRKAESLHNRVLERGGNPNYKTWEILMEGWVKCQHMDKAIEAMHRAFELMKGCHWRPSQNIVLAIAEYFEKEEKIEEATAYVRALHRLGLASLPLYRLLLRMHEHAQRPAFDIYEMMKLDKIRIDL comes from the exons ATGCCTTTTAGTGAGAAACTGGAGCAAGACTTGCTGAACCAGACTCGTCTCGCGGCTCCAATGCTGATTCGTTTCGTTGCGAAGACGATATTTCCCAGCGCCGGCGTAGCAGCAGCGAGGCTCGTATCTTCAATTGCAGATGGTTTCGATACCGTAGTAGTACCTCATCGGAATGGCTTGAAGGAGATACTGAGAAAGACCGGTCCACGACGCAGCGTTCCCTCTCTGCTTCAGGAACGGATCGACTCTGGCCACGCCGTCTCGTTATCTGAGCTCCGGCTTGTCTCCAAACGTCTCATTAGATCTAATCGCCACGATCTCGCTCTACAG ATGATGGAGTGGATGGAGGAGAATCAAAAAGATGTTCAATTAAGTGCTTATGACATTGCTCTTAAACTAGAGCTGATCATCAAAGCTCATGGTTTGAAACAAGCAGAAGAGTATTTTGAGCTACTAGTACATAGTTGTGTGTCTAGCAGAGTAGCGAAATCAGCTTATCTCCCTCTTCTTCGTGCTTATGTGAAGAGGAAAATGGTTAAAGAAGCAGAAGCTCTTATGGAGAAGCTGAATAGATTGGGGTTTCTTGTTACTCCGCATCCGTTTAATGAGATGATGAAGCTTTATGAAGCTAGTTACCAGTTTGAGAAAGTGGTTATGGTTGTTTCGATGATGAAAGGGAATAAGATACCGAGAAATGTTCTTTCGTATAATCTTTGGATGAATGCTTGTTGTGAGGTTGATGGGGTTACGGGTGTGGAAACGGTTTATAGAGAAATGGTTGGTGATAAGAGTGTTGAAGTTGGGTGGAGTTCGTTGTGTACTTTGGCTAATGTTTATATTAAGTGTGGTTTTGATGACAAGGCTAAGTTGGTTCTTGAGAGTGCGGAAAAGATGTTGAATAGAAGCAATAGGCTTGGATATTTCTTCCTCATCACGCTTTACTCGTCTTTAGGGAATAAGGAAGGAGTTGTTCGTCTTTGGGAAGCTTCTAAATCGGTTTGTGGTAGGATTAGCTGTGCGAATTACATATGCGTGTTGTCGTCATTGGTGAAAATTGGTGATCTTGAAGAGGCTGAGAGAGTGTTTAGCGAGTGGGAGGCTCAATGCTTTAACTATGATGTTAGGGTCTCCAATGTTCTTTTGGGTGCTTATGTGCGTAAGGGAGATATCCGCAAAGCCGAGTCATTGCACAATCGTGTATTGGAGAGAGGAG GTAATCCAAACTACAAGACTTGGGAAATTTTAATGGAGGGATGGGTGAAGTGTCAACATATGGACAAAGCCATCGAGGCTATGCACAGAGCGTTTGAACTAATGAAGGGATGTCATTGGAGACCATCGCAGAACATCGTCTTGGCGATTGCAGAGTACtttgagaaagaggagaagattgaagaagcaaCTGCGTATGTTAGAGCTTTGCATCGTCTTGGTCTTGCAAGCTTACCGTTATATAGATTGTTGCTTAGAATGCATGAACATGCCCAGAGGCCAGCTTTTGACATCTATGAAATGATGAAGTTGGACAAAATCCGAAtagatttgtaa
- the LOC104736764 gene encoding pentatricopeptide repeat-containing protein At5g27460-like isoform X2: protein MPFSEKLEQDLLNQTRLAAPMLIRFVAKTIFPSAGVAAARLVSSIADGFDTVVVPHRNGLKEILRKTGPRRSVPSLLQERIDSGHAVSLSELRLVSKRLIRSNRHDLALQMMEWMEENQKDVQLSAYDIALKLELIIKAHGLKQAEEYFELLVHSCVSSRVAKSAYLPLLRAYVKRKMVKEAEALMEKLNRLGFLVTPHPFNEMMKLYEASYQFEKVVMVVSMMKGNKIPRNVLSYNLWMNACCEVDGVTGVETVYREMVGDKSVEVGWSSLCTLANVYIKCGFDDKAKLVLESAEKMLNRSNRLGYFFLITLYSSLGNKEGVVRLWEASKSVCGRISCANYICVLSSLVKIGDLEEAERVFSEWEAQCFNYDVRVSNVLLGAYVRKGDIRKAESLHNRVLERGGNPNYKTWEILMEGWVKCQHMDKAIEAMHRAFELMKGCHWRPSQNIVLAIAEYFEKEEKIEEATAYVRALHRLGLASLPLYRLLLRMHEHAQRPAFDIYEMMKLDKIRIDL from the exons ATGCCTTTTAGTGAGAAACTGGAGCAAGACTTGCTGAACCAGACTCGTCTCGCGGCTCCAATGCTGATTCGTTTCGTTGCGAAGACGATATTTCCCAGCGCCGGCGTAGCAGCAGCGAGGCTCGTATCTTCAATTGCAGATGGTTTCGATACCGTAGTAGTACCTCATCGGAATGGCTTGAAGGAGATACTGAGAAAGACCGGTCCACGACGCAGCGTTCCCTCTCTGCTTCAGGAACGGATCGACTCTGGCCACGCCGTCTCGTTATCTGAGCTCCGGCTTGTCTCCAAACGTCTCATTAGATCTAATCGCCACGATCTCGCTCTACAG ATGATGGAGTGGATGGAGGAGAATCAAAAAGATGTTCAATTAAGTGCTTATGACATTGCTCTTAAACTAGAGCTGATCATCAAAGCTCATGGTTTGAAACAAGCAGAAGAGTATTTTGAGCTACTAGTACATAGTTGTGTGTCTAGCAGAGTAGCGAAATCAGCTTATCTCCCTCTTCTTCGTGCTTATGTGAAGAGGAAAATGGTTAAAGAAGCAGAAGCTCTTATGGAGAAGCTGAATAGATTGGGGTTTCTTGTTACTCCGCATCCGTTTAATGAGATGATGAAGCTTTATGAAGCTAGTTACCAGTTTGAGAAAGTGGTTATGGTTGTTTCGATGATGAAAGGGAATAAGATACCGAGAAATGTTCTTTCGTATAATCTTTGGATGAATGCTTGTTGTGAGGTTGATGGGGTTACGGGTGTGGAAACGGTTTATAGAGAAATGGTTGGTGATAAGAGTGTTGAAGTTGGGTGGAGTTCGTTGTGTACTTTGGCTAATGTTTATATTAAGTGTGGTTTTGATGACAAGGCTAAGTTGGTTCTTGAGAGTGCGGAAAAGATGTTGAATAGAAGCAATAGGCTTGGATATTTCTTCCTCATCACGCTTTACTCGTCTTTAGGGAATAAGGAAGGAGTTGTTCGTCTTTGGGAAGCTTCTAAATCGGTTTGTG GTAGGATTAGCTGTGCGAATTACATATGCGTGTTGTCGTCATTGGTGAAAATTGGTGATCTTGAAGAGGCTGAGAGAGTGTTTAGCGAGTGGGAGGCTCAATGCTTTAACTATGATGTTAGGGTCTCCAATGTTCTTTTGGGTGCTTATGTGCGTAAGGGAGATATCCGCAAAGCCGAGTCATTGCACAATCGTGTATTGGAGAGAGGAGGTAATCCAAACTACAAGACTTGGGAAATTTTAATGGAGGGATGGGTGAAGTGTCAACATATGGACAAAGCCATCGAGGCTATGCACAGAGCGTTTGAACTAATGAAGGGATGTCATTGGAGACCATCGCAGAACATCGTCTTGGCGATTGCAGAGTACtttgagaaagaggagaagattgaagaagcaaCTGCGTATGTTAGAGCTTTGCATCGTCTTGGTCTTGCAAGCTTACCGTTATATAGATTGTTGCTTAGAATGCATGAACATGCCCAGAGGCCAGCTTTTGACATCTATGAAATGATGAAGTTGGACAAAATCCGAAtagatttgtaa
- the LOC104736764 gene encoding pentatricopeptide repeat-containing protein At5g27460-like isoform X1 has translation MPFSEKLEQDLLNQTRLAAPMLIRFVAKTIFPSAGVAAARLVSSIADGFDTVVVPHRNGLKEILRKTGPRRSVPSLLQERIDSGHAVSLSELRLVSKRLIRSNRHDLALQMMEWMEENQKDVQLSAYDIALKLELIIKAHGLKQAEEYFELLVHSCVSSRVAKSAYLPLLRAYVKRKMVKEAEALMEKLNRLGFLVTPHPFNEMMKLYEASYQFEKVVMVVSMMKGNKIPRNVLSYNLWMNACCEVDGVTGVETVYREMVGDKSVEVGWSSLCTLANVYIKCGFDDKAKLVLESAEKMLNRSNRLGYFFLITLYSSLGNKEGVVRLWEASKSVCGRISCANYICVLSSLVKIGDLEEAERVFSEWEAQCFNYDVRVSNVLLGAYVRKGDIRKAESLHNRVLERGGNPNYKTWEILMEGWVKCQHMDKAIEAMHRAFELMKGCHWRPSQNIVLAIAEYFEKEEKIEEATAYVRALHRLGLASLPLYRLLLRMHEHAQRPAFDIYEMMKLDKIRIDL, from the exons ATGCCTTTTAGTGAGAAACTGGAGCAAGACTTGCTGAACCAGACTCGTCTCGCGGCTCCAATGCTGATTCGTTTCGTTGCGAAGACGATATTTCCCAGCGCCGGCGTAGCAGCAGCGAGGCTCGTATCTTCAATTGCAGATGGTTTCGATACCGTAGTAGTACCTCATCGGAATGGCTTGAAGGAGATACTGAGAAAGACCGGTCCACGACGCAGCGTTCCCTCTCTGCTTCAGGAACGGATCGACTCTGGCCACGCCGTCTCGTTATCTGAGCTCCGGCTTGTCTCCAAACGTCTCATTAGATCTAATCGCCACGATCTCGCTCTACAG ATGATGGAGTGGATGGAGGAGAATCAAAAAGATGTTCAATTAAGTGCTTATGACATTGCTCTTAAACTAGAGCTGATCATCAAAGCTCATGGTTTGAAACAAGCAGAAGAGTATTTTGAGCTACTAGTACATAGTTGTGTGTCTAGCAGAGTAGCGAAATCAGCTTATCTCCCTCTTCTTCGTGCTTATGTGAAGAGGAAAATGGTTAAAGAAGCAGAAGCTCTTATGGAGAAGCTGAATAGATTGGGGTTTCTTGTTACTCCGCATCCGTTTAATGAGATGATGAAGCTTTATGAAGCTAGTTACCAGTTTGAGAAAGTGGTTATGGTTGTTTCGATGATGAAAGGGAATAAGATACCGAGAAATGTTCTTTCGTATAATCTTTGGATGAATGCTTGTTGTGAGGTTGATGGGGTTACGGGTGTGGAAACGGTTTATAGAGAAATGGTTGGTGATAAGAGTGTTGAAGTTGGGTGGAGTTCGTTGTGTACTTTGGCTAATGTTTATATTAAGTGTGGTTTTGATGACAAGGCTAAGTTGGTTCTTGAGAGTGCGGAAAAGATGTTGAATAGAAGCAATAGGCTTGGATATTTCTTCCTCATCACGCTTTACTCGTCTTTAGGGAATAAGGAAGGAGTTGTTCGTCTTTGGGAAGCTTCTAAATCGGTTTGTGGTAGGATTAGCTGTGCGAATTACATATGCGTGTTGTCGTCATTGGTGAAAATTGGTGATCTTGAAGAGGCTGAGAGAGTGTTTAGCGAGTGGGAGGCTCAATGCTTTAACTATGATGTTAGGGTCTCCAATGTTCTTTTGGGTGCTTATGTGCGTAAGGGAGATATCCGCAAAGCCGAGTCATTGCACAATCGTGTATTGGAGAGAGGAGGTAATCCAAACTACAAGACTTGGGAAATTTTAATGGAGGGATGG GTGAAGTGTCAACATATGGACAAAGCCATCGAGGCTATGCACAGAGCGTTTGAACTAATGAAGGGATGTCATTGGAGACCATCGCAGAACATCGTCTTGGCGATTGCAGAGTACtttgagaaagaggagaagattgaagaagcaaCTGCGTATGTTAGAGCTTTGCATCGTCTTGGTCTTGCAAGCTTACCGTTATATAGATTGTTGCTTAGAATGCATGAACATGCCCAGAGGCCAGCTTTTGACATCTATGAAATGATGAAGTTGGACAAAATCCGAAtagatttgtaa
- the LOC104736766 gene encoding mevalonate kinase isoform X1, translated as MEVKARAPGKIILAGEHAVVHGSTAVAAAIDLYTYVTLTFPPRSAENNDRLILQLKDISLEFSWSLARVKEAIPYDSSTSCRSTPASCTDETLKSIAVLVEEQNLPKDKIWLSSGISTFLWLYTRIIGFNPATVVINSELPYGSGLGSSAALCVALTAALLASSISDKTRGNDWSSLDETNLELLNKWAFEGEKIIHGKPSGIDNTVSAYGNMIKFCSGEITRLQSNMPLRMLITNTRVGRNTKALVSGVSQRAVRHPDVMNSVFNAVDSISKELAAIIQSKDETSVTEKEESIKELMEMNQGLLQSMGVSHSSIETVIKTTVKHKLVSKLTGAGGGGCVLTLLPTGTVVDKVVEELESSGFQCFTASIGGNGAQVCY; from the exons atgGAAGTGAAAGCAAGAGCTCCTGGGAAGATCATCCTCGCAGGCGAACACGCTGTTGTCCATGGATCTACTGCAGTAGCTGCAGCCATTGATCTCTATACTTACGTTACTCTTACCTTTCCTCCTCGATCAG ctGAGAACAACGATAGGCTTATACTCCAGCTCAAGGACATTTCGTTGGAGTTTTCCTGGTCCTTAGCCAGAGTCAAAGAAGCAATTCCTTATGATTCAAGCACTTCGTGTCGTTCAACTCCGGCTTCATGTACAGACGAGACCCTTAAATCAATTGCAGTTTTGGTTGAAGAGCAAAATCTTCCAAAGGACAAGATCTGGCTCTCCTCTGGGATCTCCACGTTTCTCTGGTTATACACCAGAATTATAGG gtTTAATCCGGCTACGGTCGTCATTAACTCTGAGCTTCCATACGGATCTGGCCTCGGTTCATCAGCAGCTTTATGTGTAGCTCTCACAGCTGCTCTTCTCGCTTCTTCTATTTCAGACAAAACCCGTGGTAATGATTGGTCATCTCTCGATGAAACCAATCTTGAGTTGCTAAACAAATGGGCTTTTGAAG GCGAAAAGATCATCCATGGGAAACCTTCTGGGATAGACAACACCGTCAGTGCATACG GCAACATGATCAAGTTCTGCTCAGGCGAGATAACTCGGTTACAGTCCAACATGCCTTTGAGAATGCTGATCACCAACACTAGAGTCGGGCGGAACACAAAAGCTCTTGTCTCTGGTGTGTCACAGAGAGCGGTGAGACATCCTGATGTGATGAACTCAGTGTTCAACGCCGTGGATTCTATAAGTAAAGAGCTCGCTGCGATCATTCAATCTAAAGACGAGACCTCAGttacagaaaaagaagagagtataAAAGAACTCATGGAGATGAACCAAGGTCTGCTCCAGTCAATGGGGGTTAGCCACAGCTCGATCGAGACTGTGATCAAAACCACGGTCAAGCACAAGCTTGTCTCCAAACTGACAGGAGCTGGTGGCGGCGGCTGCGTCCTCACTCTGTTACCAACCG GGACGGTGGTGGACAAAGTTGTGGAGGAGCTCGAGTCCAGCGGTTTTCAGTGTTTCACAGCGTCGATCGGTGGTAACGGAGCTCAAGTTTGCTATTGA
- the LOC104736766 gene encoding mevalonate kinase isoform X2 produces MEVKARAPGKIILAGEHAVVHGSTAVAAAIDLYTYVTLTFPPRSAENNDRLILQLKDISLEFSWSLARVKEAIPYDSSTSCRSTPASCTDETLKSIAVLVEEQNLPKDKIWLSSGISTFLWLYTRIIGFNPATVVINSELPYGSGLGSSAALCVALTAALLASSISDKTRGNDWSSLDETNLELLNKWAFEGEKIIHGKPSGIDNTVSAYGNMIKFCSGEITRLQSNMPLRMLITNTRVGRNTKALVSGVSQRAVRHPDVMNSVFNAVDSISKELAAIIQSKDETSVTEKEESIKELMEMNQGLLQSMGVSHSSIETVIKTTVKHKLVSKLTGAGGGGCVLTLLPTGTVVDKVVEELESSGFQCFTASIGGNGAQVCY; encoded by the exons atgGAAGTGAAAGCAAGAGCTCCTGGGAAGATCATCCTCGCAGGCGAACACGCTGTTGTCCATGGATCTACTGCAGTAGCTGCAGCCATTGATCTCTATACTTACGTTACTCTTACCTTTCCTCCTCGATCAG ctGAGAACAACGATAGGCTTATACTCCAGCTCAAGGACATTTCGTTGGAGTTTTCCTGGTCCTTAGCCAGAGTCAAAGAAGCAATTCCTTATGATTCAAGCACTTCGTGTCGTTCAACTCCGGCTTCATGTACAGACGAGACCCTTAAATCAATTGCAGTTTTGGTTGAAGAGCAAAATCTTCCAAAGGACAAGATCTGGCTCTCCTCTGGGATCTCCACGTTTCTCTGGTTATACACCAGAATTATAGG gtTTAATCCGGCTACGGTCGTCATTAACTCTGAGCTTCCATACGGATCTGGCCTCGGTTCATCAGCAGCTTTATGTGTAGCTCTCACAGCTGCTCTTCTCGCTTCTTCTATTTCAGACAAAACCCGTGGTAATGATTGGTCATCTCTCGATGAAACCAATCTTGAGTTGCTAAACAAATGGGCTTTTGAAGGCGAAAAGATCATCCATGGGAAACCTTCTGGGATAGACAACACCGTCAGTGCATACG GCAACATGATCAAGTTCTGCTCAGGCGAGATAACTCGGTTACAGTCCAACATGCCTTTGAGAATGCTGATCACCAACACTAGAGTCGGGCGGAACACAAAAGCTCTTGTCTCTGGTGTGTCACAGAGAGCGGTGAGACATCCTGATGTGATGAACTCAGTGTTCAACGCCGTGGATTCTATAAGTAAAGAGCTCGCTGCGATCATTCAATCTAAAGACGAGACCTCAGttacagaaaaagaagagagtataAAAGAACTCATGGAGATGAACCAAGGTCTGCTCCAGTCAATGGGGGTTAGCCACAGCTCGATCGAGACTGTGATCAAAACCACGGTCAAGCACAAGCTTGTCTCCAAACTGACAGGAGCTGGTGGCGGCGGCTGCGTCCTCACTCTGTTACCAACCG GGACGGTGGTGGACAAAGTTGTGGAGGAGCTCGAGTCCAGCGGTTTTCAGTGTTTCACAGCGTCGATCGGTGGTAACGGAGCTCAAGTTTGCTATTGA
- the LOC104736767 gene encoding uncharacterized protein LOC104736767 yields the protein MTLLHPTSHLNGFHLLNPQQSPKLSSVSVSISHRTQFQSLVLCAKKRNKRVGYRRITRFLFNSLSLLSPNLQILPQPLDLVVADLGGVDGGGGGRGGGLGFWRGWGRFDGWRRKRNRVPILVFVCVILWIYGFCKVSGIGFKSELVLKVLGVCLFGVTMVKELKREARVLVFGFLCCVASLVLGFKKESFVKLASRVRSCSSVLLCHKRSRRRV from the coding sequence ATGACTCTTCTTCATCCCACATCGCATCTCAATGGGTTTCATCTGCTTAATCCACAACAAAGCCCGAAACTTTCATCAGTCTCTGTGTCGATTTCACATCGAACCCAGTTCCAAAGTTTGGTTCTTTGTGCAAAGAAGAGGAATAAAAGAGTTGGGTACCGAAGaatcactaggtttctgttcaATTCACTGTCTTTACTCTCCCCTAATCTCCAGATTTTACCACAGCCGTTGGATCTCGTCGTTGCTGATTTGGGCGGCGTAGATGGAGGAggcggaggaagaggaggaggtttagggttttggagagGATGGGGAAGATTTGATGGATGGAGAAGGAAACGTAACAGAGTaccaattttggtttttgtttgtgtgattcTGTGGATTTATGGTTTCTGCAAAGTCTCTGGGATAGGGTTTAAGAGTGAATTGGTTTTGAAGGTTTTgggggtttgtttgtttggtgtcaCTATGGTGAAAGAGTTGAAAAGAGAAGCTAGAGTTTTGGTGTTTGGGTTTCTTTGTTGCGTTGCTTCATTGGTTCTTGGATTCAAGAAAGAGAGTTTTGTCAAATTAGCTTCGAGAGTTAGATCTtgttcttcagttcttctttgTCATAAGAGAAGTCGTAGAAGAGTGTAA
- the LOC104736768 gene encoding signal peptidase complex subunit 3B produces the protein MHSFGYRANALLTFAVTILAFICAIASFSDKFSNQTPSAQIQILNINWFQKQPHGNDEVSLTLNVTADLQSLFTWNTKQVFAFVAAEYETSKNALNQVSLWDAIIPEKEHAKFWIQISNKYRFIDQGHNLRGKDFNLTLHWHVMPKTGKMFADKIVMSGYQLPNAYR, from the exons ATGCATTCTTTTGGTTACAGAGCCAATGCTCTGCTCACATTCGCCGTGACGATTCTGGCTTTCATTTGTGCGATTGCTTCCTTCTCTGATAAATTCAGTAACCAAACTCCCTCTGCTCAGATCCAG ATATTGAATATCAATTGGTTTCAGAAGCAACCCCATGGAAATGATGAG GTCAGCTTGACACTGAACGTAACAGCAGACTTGCAGTCACTATTTACTTGGAACACAAAGCAG GTATTTGCTTTTGTAGCAGCAGAATATGAAACCTCGAAGAATGCCCTGAACCAG GTGTCTCTATGGGATGCCATAATACCCGAGAAAGAGCATGCCAAGTTCTGGATACAGATTTCAAACAAGTACCGTTTCATAGATCAG GGACACAACCTCCGAGGGAAGGACTTCAACTTGACACTGCACTGGCATGTCATGCCCAAGACAGGCAAGATGTTTGCTGACAAAATAGTTATGTCTGGTTATCAGTTACCCAACGCgtacagatga